Proteins co-encoded in one Xiphophorus couchianus chromosome 3, X_couchianus-1.0, whole genome shotgun sequence genomic window:
- the l3mbtl1b gene encoding lethal(3)malignant brain tumor-like protein 4, whose product MTDTPPSDGPSQGTEFDMMGALDWKDGIATLPGSDIRFRMTEFGTLEIVTDVEVKGQEAEANRETLNPVPSHTPTPPPEVQSQASTATALVNRSKPGSSQAKEGDPGMEVGPRVKAASGTDPGPNGELLRCRSCGGPVSRNALIEGKYCSSCVQPSSGRSSPAEARDSQAVEGERLGKRVRKKRKIYMDSGDEEDDNQEEPEEKAKSTKGRRGAKMAKLVPATPNKKRAWSWPAYLEEGRTIAAPVKLFKEHQSFPQSRNSFKVGMKLEGLDPSHPSLFCVLTVAEIQGYRVRLHFDGYPECYDFWANADSWDLKPAGWCEKNGHKLLLPKGCKEGEFNWSTYVKNCRGQLAPKHLFKSLNTSVTPSGFRAGMKLEAADRKNPSQICVATIAAVVDNRLLIHFDSLDDTHDYWCDASSPYIHPVGFCEEAQLTLITPPEHKDPKNFSWEKYMEEAGAQAAPARAFKPRPPHGFQVGMKVEAVDKRNPMLIRVATIADTEDHRLKIHFDGWNMDYDYWVETDCPDLHPVGWCQKTGHPLQHPNSTSDLLPAPGQGCPTPGCNGVGHIRGPRYGTHYTQVSCPYSEMNLNKEGLLPDRLGGERPLVLSGPPARGRRPDPHSNNPTQTTVASAQSEPPLDPQSRKPAPVEAEHSECNNQSEPLGGANEQSHNGTRPKRMAPLPKYLKMHYVKDEISDGKSSPETISLQQALHESVFPPGISASPPHRVALCWDKHCQLLPEVLGLTAKRVATWSAEEVAGFVKGLPGCKEHAATFKTEQIDGEAFLLLTQADIVKILSIKLGPALKIYNSILMLKNADEE is encoded by the exons ATGACTGACACTCCACCCAGTGATGGACCCTCCCAGGGAACTGAGTTTGACATGATGGGAGCTCTGGACTGGAAGGATGGTATTGCTACACTTCCAGGCAGTGATATCAGG TTCCGCATGACAGAGTTTGGTACCCTTGAGATTGTCACAGACGTAGAGGTCAAAGGGCAGGAGGCAGAGGCTAATCGTGAGACCTTGAACCCAGTGCCGTCTCACACTCCCACCCCTCCACCCGAAGTCCAGTCACAGGCCAGCACGGCCACAGCTCTGGTCAATCGGAGCAAACCGGGCTCATCTCAAGCTAAAG AGGGGGACCCTGGCATGGAGGTTGGCCCCAGGGTTAAAGCTGCTTCTGGTACAGATCCGGGTCCAAACGGGGAGCTGTTAAGGTGTCGGTCCTGTGGTGGACCCGTTTCTAGGAACGCCCTTATAGAGGGAAAATACTGTAGCTCTTGTGTTCAGCCTTCAAGCggcag aTCTTCTCCAGCAGAAGCCCGTGACAGTCAGGCAGTGGAGGGTGAGCGACTGGGGAAACGTGTTCGGAAAAAGAGGAAGATCTACATGGATTCtggtgatgaagaggatgaCAATCAAGAAGAACCAGAG GAAAAGGCTAAGTCTACCAAAGGCAGGAGGGGAGCCAAAATGGCCAAACTTG TGCCTGCCACGCCCAATAAGAAGCGGGCATGGAGCTGGCCTGCTTACCTGGAGGAGGGGCGAACTATTGCTGCACCTGTCAAACTTTTCAAAGAG CACCAATCGTTTCCTCAAAGCAGGAACAGTTTTAAGGTTGGAATGAAGCTCGAAGGTCTTGATCCATCTCACCCGTCTCTCTTTTGTGTGCTCACTGTTGCAGAG ATCCAAGGTTACAGAGTCAGACTCCACTTCGATGGTTACCCTGAATGCTACGACTTCTGGGCTAATGCTGACTCGTGGGATCTGAAACCAGCCGGCTGGTGTGAGAAGAATGGACACAAGTTATTACTGCCTAAAG GCTGTAAAGAAGGAGAGTTTAACTGGAGTACGTATGTGAAAAACTGCAGAGGCCAACTGGCtccaaaacatctttttaagAGCCTCAACACA TCTGTGACTCCATCTGGATTTAGAGCTGGGATGAAACTGGAGGCAGCCGACAGGAAGAACCCCTCGCAGATCTGTGTCGCAACAATCGCTGCTGTTGTCGACAACCGCCTTCTGATTCATTTTGACAGCCTGGATGACACACACGATTATTG GTGTGATGCCAGCAGTCCGTACATACATCCTGTTGGTTTCTGTGAAGAAGCTCAGTTGACTCTAATAACTCCACCTG AACATAAAGATCCCAAGAATTTCTCATGGGAAAAGTACATGGAGGAAGCGGGAGCACAAGCTGCTCCTGCAAGAGCTTTCAAACCG CGACCTCCTCATGGCTTCCAGGTTGGGATGAAAGTGGAAGCCGTTGATAAGAGGAATCCCATGCTCATCCGTGTAGCTACCATAGCGGACACAGAGGACCACCGACTGAAG ATCCACTTTGATGGCTGGAATATGGATTACGACTACTGGGTTGAGACAGATTGCCCAGATCTGCACCCAGTCGGATGGTGTCAGAAAACTGGACACCCATTACAGCACCCCAACA gcACAAGTGATTTATTGCCTGCCCCGGGACAAGGCTGTCCCACCCCAGGATGCAACGGGGTCGGACACATAAGGGGACCTCGCTATGGGACACACTACAC CCAGGTGAGCTGCCCTTACTCTGAGATGAACCTGAACAAGGAGGGCTTGTTGCCAGATCGTCTCGGTGGAGAGCGACCTCTCGTCCTCAGCGGGCCTCCGGCACGGGGGCGACGTCCCGACCCGCACTCGAACAATCCAACCCAGACCACAGTGGCGTCGGCACAGAGCGAGCCGCCCCTGGATCCTCAGAGCAG GAAACCAGCGCCTGTGGAAGCGGAGCATTCAGAATgcaacaaccagtcagagccactAGGTGGAGCCAACGAGCAAAGCCACAATGGAACGAGGCCTAAAAG aatggCTCCACTGCCCAAGTATCTAAAAATGCACTATGTCAAGGATGAGATTAGTGATGGGAAAT CGTCTCCAGAAACCATCTCACTCCAGCAAGCACTACACGAGTCAGTGTTCCCCCCCGGCATCTCCGCCTCCCCCCCGCACAGAGTGGCTCTTTGCTGGGACAAACACTGCCAGCTGCTGCCCGAGGTCCTGGGACTGACTGCCAAGAGAGTGGCCACTTGGAGCGCTGAGGAG GTGGCCGGTTTTGTCAAAGGACTCCCAGGATGTAAAGAGCATGCTGCTACTTTTAAAACAGAG CAAATAGATGGCGAGGCCTTCCTGCTTCTCACTCAGGCAGACATCGTTAAGATCCTGTCCATCAAGCTGGGACCGGCTTTGAAGATCTACAACTCCATCCTCATGCTGAAGAACGCTGACGAAGAGTGA